In Nitrosarchaeum koreense MY1, one genomic interval encodes:
- a CDS encoding response regulator — MSKNSIKNKNVDSKQLNILIVDDNEQITKMLITFLELKNHKCTGASDGKQGLALIEEGNYDVVLLDLAMPEFDGYAVIKALESKDMLKNNKIIVFTASTITQDELDELVSRGVTSYILKPIDIDQLLSKIVESASS, encoded by the coding sequence ATGAGTAAAAATTCAATAAAAAACAAAAATGTAGATTCAAAGCAATTAAATATTTTAATAGTTGATGATAACGAACAAATTACAAAAATGCTTATTACATTTTTAGAATTAAAAAATCATAAATGTACAGGTGCAAGCGATGGCAAACAAGGACTTGCATTGATTGAAGAAGGTAATTATGATGTAGTGTTATTGGATTTGGCAATGCCTGAATTTGATGGATATGCCGTAATCAAAGCATTAGAAAGTAAAGACATGCTAAAAAACAATAAAATAATTGTATTTACAGCATCCACCATAACTCAAGATGAGCTAGATGAACTGGTCAGCAGAGGAGTTACATCATATATTTTAAAACCAATTGATATTGATCAGTTATTATCTAAAATTGTTGAATCCGCATCTTCCTAA